In Myxococcus stipitatus, the following are encoded in one genomic region:
- a CDS encoding beta-ketoacyl synthase chain length factor has product MVFSVHHWAAWAPGLVGQEAWRAWLSEPFPLPAEGTPPLTEMPAMMRRRVDRLGRIALQATYTCHGDAPACPLVFASRYGDMRRSVELLEQLAQGDALSPTSFSLSVHNAIGALYSIARGDLTAQSAVAAGAETVEAAFVEACGLLGEGAPEVLVVVYDEPRPVPFEHFPEQVALPHAWACSVRPAGQGPTYRLSCGAASGESRSAAAPLPEELAVLRFLATDAASFEHPVGSRVWRWRRDA; this is encoded by the coding sequence ATGGTTTTTTCCGTCCACCACTGGGCCGCGTGGGCTCCTGGGCTCGTCGGGCAGGAGGCCTGGAGGGCCTGGCTCTCCGAGCCATTTCCTCTCCCGGCCGAGGGCACCCCGCCCTTGACCGAGATGCCGGCGATGATGCGCCGCCGAGTGGACCGGTTGGGACGAATCGCGCTGCAGGCCACGTATACGTGTCACGGCGACGCGCCCGCGTGTCCCCTGGTGTTCGCGTCGCGGTACGGTGACATGCGCCGCTCGGTGGAGCTGCTGGAGCAACTGGCCCAGGGCGACGCGCTGTCCCCCACGTCCTTCAGCCTGTCGGTGCACAACGCCATTGGCGCGCTGTATTCCATTGCCCGGGGCGACTTGACGGCGCAGAGCGCGGTGGCGGCCGGAGCGGAGACGGTGGAGGCCGCCTTCGTCGAGGCCTGCGGCCTGTTGGGCGAAGGCGCGCCCGAGGTCCTGGTCGTCGTCTACGACGAGCCACGCCCGGTGCCCTTCGAGCACTTCCCCGAGCAGGTGGCGCTTCCCCACGCCTGGGCTTGCAGCGTGAGGCCCGCGGGGCAAGGCCCCACGTATCGGCTCTCGTGTGGCGCGGCCTCGGGTGAATCGCGGTCCGCGGCGGCCCCGCTGCCGGAGGAGCTCGCCGTGCTGCGCTTCCTCGCCACCGACGCGGCGAGCTTCGAGCACCCGGTCGGCTCCCGGGTCTGGCGGTGGCGGCGCGATGCTTGA
- a CDS encoding lysophospholipid acyltransferase family protein translates to MLERLDYAWRVLATGFCFATFGLGGLALRIFYFPLLSLLVRHKPRRTRLARLAVHHSFRFFIELMRVCGVLSYRVEGVEKLSRAGLLILANHPTLIDVVFLISLVPNADCVVKASLANNPFTRGPIEATGYLCNDSGPELVKACIASVKAGNNLIIFPEGTRTPVSGPMKLQRGAANIAVRGPCDITPVTIECKPLSLTKGLPWWRVPPSKMNFTIVVRDDIPVSSLVEEAQGEALAARHLTERLHTYFSTETQRHAGA, encoded by the coding sequence ATGCTTGAGCGGCTCGACTACGCCTGGCGCGTGCTGGCGACGGGCTTCTGCTTCGCCACCTTCGGGCTGGGGGGGCTGGCGCTGCGCATCTTCTACTTCCCGCTGCTGTCGCTGCTCGTGCGCCACAAGCCGCGCCGCACGCGGCTGGCGCGCCTGGCCGTCCACCACTCGTTCCGCTTCTTCATCGAGCTGATGCGCGTGTGCGGGGTGCTGAGCTACCGGGTGGAGGGCGTGGAGAAGCTGTCGCGCGCGGGGCTGCTCATCCTGGCCAACCACCCGACGCTCATCGACGTGGTGTTCCTCATCTCGCTGGTGCCCAACGCGGACTGCGTCGTCAAGGCGAGCCTGGCCAACAACCCCTTCACCCGCGGCCCCATCGAGGCCACCGGCTACCTGTGCAACGACTCGGGGCCGGAGCTGGTCAAGGCCTGCATCGCGTCCGTGAAGGCGGGCAACAACCTCATCATCTTCCCGGAGGGCACGCGCACGCCCGTCTCGGGCCCCATGAAGCTGCAGCGAGGCGCGGCCAACATCGCGGTGCGCGGCCCGTGCGACATCACCCCCGTCACCATCGAGTGCAAGCCCCTGAGCCTCACCAAGGGGCTGCCCTGGTGGCGGGTCCCCCCCTCGAAGATGAACTTCACCATCGTGGTTCGCGACGACATCCCCGTCTCGTCGTTGGTCGAAGAGGCGCAGGGAGAAGCCCTCGCGGCCCGTCACCTCACCGAACGATTGCACACCTACTTCTCCACGGAGACACAACGCCATGCAGGCGCTTGA
- a CDS encoding phosphopantetheine-binding protein — translation MQALEQEITKLVIETLNLEDLTPSDIDPIAPLFVEGLGLDSIDALELGLALQKTYGVALASDSTENRRHFASVRALATFVSTHRKA, via the coding sequence ATGCAGGCGCTTGAGCAGGAAATCACGAAGCTGGTCATCGAGACGCTGAATCTCGAGGACCTCACGCCGTCGGACATCGACCCGATAGCCCCGCTGTTCGTCGAGGGGCTGGGGCTCGACTCCATTGATGCCTTGGAGCTTGGCCTCGCGCTCCAGAAGACCTATGGGGTTGCCCTGGCGAGCGATTCCACGGAGAACCGCCGTCACTTCGCCAGCGTGCGTGCCCTCGCGACCTTCGTGAGCACCCACCGCAAGGCCTGA
- a CDS encoding acyl carrier protein: protein MTKTELYENLRTLLQDTFDIDPARITPEARLRDDLDIDSIDAVDLLVKLKPVTGKRVPPEVFKSVRTIQDVVDALHGLLDESVAA from the coding sequence ATGACCAAGACCGAGCTCTACGAAAACCTGCGCACGCTCCTGCAGGACACGTTCGACATCGACCCGGCCCGCATCACCCCCGAGGCGCGGCTTCGGGATGACCTGGACATCGACAGCATCGACGCGGTGGACCTGCTCGTGAAGCTCAAGCCCGTCACGGGCAAGCGCGTCCCGCCGGAGGTCTTCAAGTCCGTGCGCACCATCCAGGACGTCGTCGACGCCCTGCACGGCCTGCTCGACGAATCCGTGGCGGCGTGA
- a CDS encoding AMP-binding protein, with amino-acid sequence MVERIAIEHLLARARPPRFPVALRDGVTLGFEDLEARAAGWRAAFSAHAGRRWALYFEDTFEFAAALLGAWHACKCVYLPSDAQPATLERLRLEVDGFAGDVPAAYAPLAFQAGPQGAWSPLVSQVKSLVVYTSGSSGEPAAIVKHLGQLTREVDTLADLFDARLGDGARVLATVSHQHIYGLLFRVLWPLTSGRPFLARSLPYPEEFLASLEEGPAALVASPAHLKRLPEPLDWARGRPHLRAVFSSGGPLPTEALHACRALLGQAPVEVYGSSETGGIAWRQRAHDDMQGWTVMPGIQVQLMDEALAVRSPHLPDDGWFQTADRARLQPQGFELLGRKDRLLKLEEKRVSLSAMERALVECGLLREARVVPLPEGLRLTLAVVGVPTEAGAKLLAEGGKRAVNQALREQLAREFEPSVLPRRFRYLEAMPVNSQGKSTEAALTALFDSRRPPSRVLEHTAERAVLSVETPASLPQFKGHFPEKPILPGVAQIEWAIQWGRELFAPPPQFLRMEVVKFQQLIVPGTLLTVELTWTQAKGSLHFKYTSATGTHGSGRILFGEVQG; translated from the coding sequence ATGGTTGAGCGCATCGCCATCGAACACCTCCTGGCGCGAGCACGGCCCCCCCGCTTCCCGGTGGCGCTGCGCGACGGCGTCACGCTGGGCTTCGAGGACCTCGAGGCGCGGGCCGCGGGTTGGCGAGCGGCCTTCTCCGCACACGCGGGCCGCAGGTGGGCGCTCTACTTCGAGGACACCTTCGAGTTCGCCGCCGCGCTGCTGGGGGCCTGGCACGCCTGCAAGTGTGTCTATCTGCCGTCGGACGCCCAGCCCGCGACGCTGGAGCGGCTTCGGCTCGAGGTGGACGGCTTCGCGGGGGATGTGCCCGCCGCGTATGCGCCCCTCGCGTTTCAAGCAGGCCCCCAGGGCGCATGGAGTCCGCTGGTCTCACAGGTGAAGAGCCTGGTGGTCTACACCTCGGGCTCGAGCGGAGAGCCCGCCGCCATCGTCAAGCACCTGGGCCAGCTCACCCGCGAGGTCGACACGCTCGCGGACCTGTTCGACGCGCGGCTCGGTGACGGGGCCCGTGTCCTGGCCACCGTCTCGCACCAGCACATCTACGGCCTCCTGTTCCGGGTGCTCTGGCCGCTGACGTCGGGCCGCCCCTTCCTCGCGCGGAGCCTGCCATACCCCGAGGAGTTCCTGGCCTCGCTGGAGGAAGGTCCGGCCGCGCTCGTCGCGAGCCCCGCGCACCTCAAGCGGCTGCCAGAGCCCCTCGACTGGGCACGGGGGCGTCCTCATCTTCGCGCCGTGTTCTCCTCGGGCGGGCCCTTGCCCACGGAGGCCCTGCACGCCTGCCGCGCCCTCTTGGGACAGGCCCCGGTCGAGGTCTACGGAAGCTCCGAGACGGGCGGCATCGCCTGGCGCCAGCGCGCGCACGACGACATGCAAGGCTGGACCGTGATGCCCGGCATCCAGGTCCAACTGATGGATGAAGCGCTGGCCGTCCGCTCCCCGCACCTTCCCGATGACGGGTGGTTCCAGACCGCGGACCGGGCCCGGCTCCAGCCCCAGGGGTTCGAGCTGCTGGGACGCAAGGACCGGCTCCTGAAGCTGGAGGAGAAGCGAGTCTCGCTGAGCGCCATGGAGCGGGCCCTGGTGGAGTGCGGGCTTCTGCGTGAGGCGCGCGTGGTGCCGCTGCCCGAGGGCCTGCGGCTGACGCTGGCGGTGGTCGGCGTTCCCACCGAGGCCGGGGCGAAGCTCCTCGCCGAGGGGGGGAAGCGGGCGGTGAACCAGGCCTTGCGGGAACAGCTCGCGCGGGAGTTCGAGCCCAGTGTCCTTCCCCGCCGATTCCGGTATCTGGAGGCGATGCCAGTCAACAGCCAGGGCAAATCCACCGAGGCGGCCCTCACCGCGCTCTTCGACTCCCGCCGGCCACCCTCGCGGGTGCTGGAGCACACCGCGGAGCGGGCGGTGTTGAGCGTGGAGACGCCCGCGAGCCTGCCGCAGTTCAAGGGCCACTTCCCCGAGAAGCCCATCCTGCCCGGCGTGGCGCAAATCGAGTGGGCCATCCAATGGGGACGAGAGCTCTTCGCGCCGCCGCCCCAGTTCCTGCGGATGGAGGTGGTGAAGTTCCAGCAGCTCATCGTCCCCGGGACGCTCCTCACCGTGGAGCTCACCTGGACGCAGGCCAAGGGCAGCCTCCACTTCAAGTACACCTCCGCGACCGGCACCCACGGCAGCGGCCGTATTCTGTTCGGCGAGGTCCAGGGATGA
- a CDS encoding glycosyltransferase family 2 protein, with amino-acid sequence MKVCAVIPVYNHGEAVGAVVHAVRGHGLPCVLVDDGSEPGCAQVLDTLAQEDRSGIQLVRLPQNEGKGGAMMAGLRAAHASGFSHALQIDADGQHDTGDIPRFVELASASPTTLICGTPVYDESVPKGRLYGRYATHIWVWINTLSLAIRDSMCGFRVYPLEPTLALINSVRIGKRMDFDVEVLVRLYWRGMRVHNQPTRVRYPTDGISHFDVLWDNVRISGMHAKLFFGMLARLPLLLWRKVAA; translated from the coding sequence ATGAAGGTCTGCGCGGTGATTCCAGTCTACAACCACGGCGAGGCCGTGGGCGCGGTGGTGCATGCGGTGCGTGGGCACGGACTTCCGTGTGTCCTCGTGGATGATGGCAGCGAACCCGGCTGCGCCCAGGTGCTGGACACGCTGGCCCAGGAGGACCGCTCGGGCATCCAGTTGGTGCGGCTGCCCCAGAACGAAGGCAAGGGCGGGGCGATGATGGCGGGCCTTCGCGCGGCCCACGCCTCGGGTTTCAGCCACGCGCTGCAGATTGATGCCGACGGGCAGCACGACACCGGGGACATCCCCCGCTTCGTCGAGCTGGCATCGGCGTCTCCCACCACGCTCATCTGCGGCACGCCCGTCTACGACGAGTCCGTGCCCAAGGGCCGGCTGTACGGCCGCTACGCCACGCACATCTGGGTGTGGATCAACACGCTGTCACTGGCCATCCGCGATTCCATGTGTGGCTTCCGCGTGTATCCGCTCGAGCCCACGCTGGCGCTCATCAACTCGGTGCGCATCGGCAAGCGGATGGACTTCGACGTGGAGGTCCTGGTGCGGCTGTACTGGCGGGGGATGCGCGTGCACAACCAGCCCACGCGGGTGCGCTACCCCACCGACGGCATCTCCCACTTCGATGTGCTCTGGGACAACGTGCGCATCTCCGGCATGCACGCGAAGCTCTTCTTCGGGATGCTGGCGCGGCTGCCCCTGCTCCTGTGGCGGAAGGTCGCCGCATGA
- a CDS encoding acyltransferase — MKAPHWAQMGESTFVLGIWLLYWVHRLLGRWPFRLCVYPVVLVHWLARPLVRQASLQYLSRVQEATGALGRTPGRLDSLRHMFSFAETMLDKLLAVSGKYRFEQVHTEGREQFYDVAKQGKGGIIVTAHMGCLELCRAMAEKRGEVKLHILVHTRHAEQFNRLLKRLNPHSEFQLVEVTDLGPGTAVALEKYVAAGEYVVIAGDRVPVNASQTVTVDFLGHPAAFPVGPYVLASLFKCPLYLLGCIHEGGGYTIHFECLSEHVVLPRGQRVAALTGHVQQYAERVTALVKRSPFDWFNFFPFWDQANVSARNQE; from the coding sequence ATGAAGGCACCGCACTGGGCGCAGATGGGCGAGAGCACGTTCGTGCTCGGCATCTGGCTCTTGTACTGGGTCCACCGACTGCTGGGGCGCTGGCCGTTCCGCCTCTGCGTGTACCCGGTTGTCCTGGTGCACTGGCTGGCCCGTCCGCTCGTGCGGCAGGCGTCGCTGCAATATCTCTCCCGGGTGCAGGAGGCCACCGGCGCGCTGGGACGCACACCCGGACGGCTGGACAGCCTGCGCCACATGTTCAGCTTCGCGGAGACCATGCTCGACAAGCTGCTGGCCGTCAGCGGCAAGTACCGCTTCGAGCAGGTCCACACCGAGGGGCGCGAACAGTTCTACGACGTGGCGAAGCAAGGCAAGGGCGGCATCATCGTCACCGCGCACATGGGTTGTCTGGAGCTGTGCCGCGCCATGGCCGAAAAGCGCGGCGAGGTGAAGCTCCACATCCTGGTGCACACCCGCCACGCGGAGCAGTTCAACCGCCTGCTCAAGCGGCTCAATCCCCACAGCGAGTTCCAACTGGTGGAGGTCACCGACCTGGGGCCGGGGACGGCGGTGGCCCTGGAGAAGTACGTGGCCGCCGGTGAGTACGTGGTGATTGCAGGCGACCGCGTGCCGGTGAATGCCAGCCAGACGGTGACGGTGGACTTCCTGGGGCATCCAGCCGCCTTCCCCGTGGGCCCCTACGTGCTCGCGTCGCTGTTCAAGTGCCCGCTGTACCTCCTGGGCTGCATCCACGAGGGCGGCGGCTACACCATCCACTTCGAGTGCCTGTCCGAGCACGTCGTGCTGCCCCGAGGGCAGCGCGTGGCCGCGCTCACGGGCCATGTCCAACAGTATGCCGAGCGGGTGACGGCGCTCGTGAAGCGCTCGCCGTTCGATTGGTTCAACTTCTTCCCCTTCTGGGATCAGGCGAATGTCTCCGCCAGGAATCAAGAGTGA
- a CDS encoding aromatic amino acid ammonia-lyase — MSPPGIKSERAVRFDGSRLAIEDVSSLSRREREAELGTTPDFRQRITRGAEFLDRLLAEDGNIYGVTTGYGDSCTVSIPPELVAELPHHLYTYHGIGAGRFLTPEETRAVLATRLASLTQGVSGVGLGLLTQLEQLLRLDILPLIPAEGSVGASGDLTPLSYVAAVLCGEREVWHRGERRPAAEVLAQHGLKPLKLRPKEGLAIMNGTSVMTALACLAWERAEYLSRLATRLTAFNVVASAGNAHHFDEALFALKPHVGQQRVAARLRQDLATERPSRNEQRLQDRYSLRCAPHVVGVLEDALPFFRAQIENELNSANDNPLIDPDSERVLHGGHFYGGHIAFAMDGLKNAVANVADLLDRQLALLVDTRYNHGLPSNLSGATGPRAAINHGLKAVQISVSAWTAEALKQTMPASVFSRSTECHNQDKVSMGTIAARDCLRVLELSEQVVAAMLIAARQGVTLRRRVAQETTLSPSLATMQADLEQRIPLVVEDRALDKELQGLLGAIRAREWRLYEA; from the coding sequence ATGTCTCCGCCAGGAATCAAGAGTGAGCGCGCGGTCCGGTTCGATGGGAGCCGGCTCGCCATTGAAGATGTGTCCTCGCTGTCGCGCCGTGAGCGTGAGGCCGAGTTGGGCACCACGCCCGACTTCCGCCAGCGCATCACCCGCGGCGCGGAGTTCCTGGACCGGCTGCTGGCCGAGGACGGGAACATCTACGGCGTGACGACGGGGTACGGCGATTCGTGCACCGTCTCCATTCCGCCGGAGCTGGTGGCCGAGCTGCCGCACCACCTCTACACGTACCACGGCATCGGCGCGGGCCGGTTCCTCACGCCCGAGGAGACCCGCGCGGTGCTGGCCACGCGGCTGGCCTCGCTGACGCAGGGCGTGTCGGGCGTGGGGCTGGGGCTGCTCACCCAGCTCGAGCAGCTCCTGCGGCTCGACATCCTCCCGCTCATCCCGGCCGAGGGCTCCGTGGGCGCCAGCGGTGACCTGACGCCCCTGTCCTATGTGGCGGCGGTGCTCTGCGGCGAGCGAGAGGTGTGGCACCGCGGCGAGCGGAGGCCCGCGGCGGAGGTGCTGGCCCAGCACGGCCTCAAGCCCTTGAAGCTGCGGCCCAAGGAAGGCCTGGCCATCATGAACGGCACGTCGGTGATGACGGCGCTGGCGTGCCTGGCCTGGGAGCGCGCGGAGTACCTGAGCCGGCTGGCCACGCGCCTCACCGCCTTCAACGTGGTGGCGAGCGCCGGCAACGCGCACCACTTCGACGAGGCACTGTTCGCCCTCAAGCCCCACGTGGGCCAGCAGCGCGTGGCCGCGCGTCTGCGCCAGGACCTGGCCACCGAGCGCCCCAGCCGCAACGAGCAGCGCTTGCAGGACCGCTACTCCCTGCGCTGCGCGCCACATGTCGTCGGCGTGCTCGAGGACGCCCTGCCCTTCTTCCGCGCGCAAATCGAGAACGAGCTCAACAGCGCCAACGACAACCCGCTCATCGACCCGGACAGCGAGCGGGTGCTGCATGGCGGCCACTTCTACGGCGGCCATATCGCCTTCGCGATGGACGGACTGAAGAACGCCGTGGCCAACGTCGCGGACCTCCTGGACCGGCAGTTGGCGCTGCTCGTGGACACTCGCTACAACCACGGGCTGCCGTCCAACCTCTCTGGCGCCACGGGCCCGCGCGCGGCCATCAACCACGGCCTCAAGGCGGTGCAGATCAGCGTCTCCGCGTGGACGGCGGAGGCCCTCAAGCAGACGATGCCCGCGTCCGTCTTCTCCCGCTCCACCGAGTGCCACAACCAGGACAAGGTGAGCATGGGCACCATCGCCGCGCGTGACTGCCTGCGAGTGCTGGAGCTCTCCGAGCAGGTAGTGGCCGCCATGCTCATCGCCGCGCGGCAGGGCGTCACGCTGCGCCGCCGCGTCGCTCAAGAAACAACCCTGTCGCCGTCTCTTGCGACAATGCAGGCGGACCTGGAGCAGCGCATCCCGTTGGTGGTGGAGGACCGGGCGTTGGACAAGGAGCTGCAAGGACTGCTGGGCGCCATCCGCGCCCGTGAATGGAGGCTCTATGAAGCCTGA
- a CDS encoding acyl-CoA thioesterase, with protein sequence MKPELHHEIELTPPFHDIDLMEVVWHGHYVKYLELARCALLAKFDYDYPQMLASGFAWPVVDMRLKYVQPALYGKTLKIRAEITEWENRLRIDYLIRDAATGRKVNQAHTIQVAVSLATKELQYVCPPVLWQRLGVKPE encoded by the coding sequence ATGAAGCCTGAGCTCCACCACGAAATCGAGCTGACCCCACCCTTCCATGACATCGACCTGATGGAGGTCGTCTGGCATGGGCACTACGTGAAGTACCTGGAGCTGGCGCGCTGCGCGCTGCTCGCGAAGTTCGACTACGACTACCCGCAGATGCTCGCGTCCGGCTTCGCGTGGCCCGTGGTGGACATGCGGTTGAAGTACGTGCAGCCCGCGCTCTACGGGAAGACGCTGAAGATTCGCGCCGAAATCACCGAGTGGGAGAACCGGCTGCGCATCGACTACCTCATCCGGGACGCCGCCACGGGCCGCAAGGTGAACCAGGCCCACACCATCCAGGTCGCCGTGTCGCTGGCCACCAAGGAACTGCAGTACGTCTGTCCGCCGGTGCTCTGGCAGCGGCTGGGGGTGAAGCCCGAATGA
- a CDS encoding outer membrane lipoprotein carrier protein LolA yields MKRVLLLVMLLAGMTASAQDMVTQVRARLADVPLLRGGFEQKKTVSGFKKPLVSRGVFLLAREKGVLWDTQTPFASTLTLTRKSLSAQQGSGAAAYHLDASKEPGLAAVNEVMFALLSGDVAALSKRFRVEGALTGTEGWKLTLTPTDAGLARVFRVIQLEGDKYVRQVRLEEARGDMSVIQFDQLAQTPPPNEAEAQRLAK; encoded by the coding sequence ATGAAGCGCGTGCTCTTGCTCGTGATGCTGCTGGCGGGAATGACGGCCAGCGCCCAGGACATGGTGACGCAGGTCCGCGCCCGGCTGGCGGACGTGCCCCTCTTGCGCGGCGGCTTCGAGCAGAAGAAGACCGTGTCGGGCTTCAAGAAGCCCCTCGTCTCGCGCGGGGTGTTCCTCCTGGCCCGCGAGAAGGGCGTCCTCTGGGACACGCAGACGCCCTTCGCGTCGACGCTCACCCTCACGCGCAAGTCGCTGAGCGCGCAGCAGGGCTCGGGAGCGGCGGCCTACCATCTGGACGCGAGCAAGGAGCCTGGGCTCGCGGCGGTGAACGAGGTGATGTTCGCGCTGCTGTCCGGGGATGTCGCGGCGCTGTCCAAGCGCTTCCGTGTCGAGGGCGCGCTCACGGGCACGGAGGGTTGGAAGCTGACCCTCACGCCGACGGACGCGGGCCTGGCGCGTGTCTTCCGCGTCATCCAGTTGGAAGGTGACAAGTACGTGCGTCAGGTCCGGCTGGAAGAGGCTCGCGGCGACATGAGCGTCATCCAGTTCGACCAACTGGCCCAGACGCCGCCCCCCAATGAAGCGGAGGCCCAGCGCCTTGCGAAGTAA
- a CDS encoding MMPL family transporter, with protein MRSKWAILWLLVVLAVGVHQVRFWLSARLDTDVLALLPEDEQAPEVGAATRKLADGASRELVLLVGAPDWEAAQRAADVAREALSRDASLLKPSALDASSFDTALELYRPYRDRLLTPAQREWLTRATADELGGTALMKLYQPAGPRLTNWEADPLGLWPDWWAARAAESTARPRDGRLWLSGEGREWVLLAFHSQVSAFALGADGHITRAVERAREAVTAAVPGSRVVAAGVPLYAESAASQASDEMSTIGTGSMLAVLLLVWLTFRSMRPIVMVGASLVIGCAVALSVTALVFDRVHLLTLVFGSSLVGVAEDYGFHYFASRQGKPPEERGSVMRGLLPGMVMALLTSVVAYLALGVAPFPGLRQMALFSAAGLVGAFLTVVCWFPHLDTGALPVTAFAQRFATSLARWPRFASTRTWWVGTAVLTLFTLGGLWRLKTRDDVRQLQGAPAHLIADQRELGRLLGLPSPAQFFLVGGQDDEQVLERETKLKARLDALVTDRKLAGYRAVSDWLPSAEQQRADARLSERAEAQAVAAVAVATGEAPTRASFAEGVLTPEQLLASPAAAAIRQQWLGMLGDQHFSIVMLRGLNDPSLLPHLADAAQGLEGVRWVDKTQEISGLLERYRKLMGGLIVLGYVAVLLLLVTRFKRQAWRAWLPTVVGTLFTLAVFGWVGEPLQLFSVLGLMLLLGMGVDYGIFMLEHPGDGSAWLAVALAGVSTLLSFGLLGLSATPALRSFGLTMLLGEVAIWLLTPCCRLPPGKDVS; from the coding sequence TTGCGAAGTAAGTGGGCCATCCTCTGGTTGTTGGTGGTGCTCGCCGTCGGTGTGCACCAGGTGAGGTTCTGGCTCTCCGCAAGGCTGGATACCGACGTCCTCGCGCTCCTGCCCGAGGATGAGCAGGCCCCCGAGGTGGGCGCCGCCACGCGCAAGCTCGCGGATGGAGCCAGCCGGGAGTTGGTGTTGCTCGTGGGTGCGCCGGACTGGGAAGCCGCTCAGCGCGCGGCGGATGTGGCTCGCGAGGCGCTGTCTCGGGACGCGTCGCTCCTGAAGCCCTCCGCCCTGGATGCGTCGTCGTTCGACACGGCGCTGGAGCTGTATCGCCCCTATCGCGACCGGCTGCTCACGCCCGCGCAGCGCGAGTGGCTGACGCGCGCCACCGCGGACGAATTGGGCGGCACCGCGCTGATGAAGCTCTACCAGCCCGCGGGCCCCCGGCTGACGAACTGGGAGGCGGACCCGCTGGGGCTGTGGCCTGACTGGTGGGCGGCACGTGCGGCCGAGAGCACCGCGCGTCCGCGCGATGGACGGCTGTGGCTGTCCGGCGAGGGCCGCGAGTGGGTGCTCCTGGCCTTCCACAGCCAGGTCTCCGCCTTCGCGCTGGGCGCGGATGGGCACATCACCCGCGCCGTGGAGCGCGCGCGGGAGGCCGTGACGGCGGCGGTGCCTGGAAGCCGGGTGGTGGCCGCGGGTGTGCCGCTGTACGCGGAGTCGGCCGCGTCTCAGGCCAGCGATGAGATGTCCACCATTGGCACCGGCTCCATGCTGGCGGTGCTGCTGCTCGTCTGGCTCACCTTCCGCTCGATGCGCCCCATCGTCATGGTGGGTGCGTCGCTGGTCATCGGCTGCGCGGTGGCGCTCAGCGTCACGGCCCTGGTCTTCGACCGCGTCCATCTGCTCACGCTCGTCTTCGGCTCCAGCCTGGTCGGCGTCGCGGAGGACTACGGCTTCCACTACTTCGCCTCACGCCAGGGCAAACCTCCGGAGGAGCGCGGCTCCGTCATGCGCGGCCTGCTGCCGGGCATGGTGATGGCGCTGCTCACCAGCGTGGTGGCCTACCTCGCGTTGGGCGTGGCGCCCTTCCCCGGGCTCCGGCAGATGGCGCTGTTCTCCGCCGCGGGCCTCGTGGGTGCGTTCCTCACGGTGGTATGTTGGTTCCCCCACTTGGACACCGGCGCGCTGCCGGTGACGGCCTTCGCGCAGCGCTTCGCGACGTCGCTGGCGCGCTGGCCCCGCTTCGCCTCCACCCGGACCTGGTGGGTGGGGACGGCCGTGCTCACGCTCTTCACCCTCGGCGGCCTGTGGCGCCTGAAGACGCGCGATGACGTGCGCCAGCTCCAGGGCGCTCCGGCCCACCTCATCGCCGATCAGCGCGAGCTGGGACGCCTGCTGGGGCTACCCAGTCCCGCCCAGTTCTTCCTCGTGGGAGGACAGGACGACGAGCAGGTGCTGGAGCGCGAGACGAAGCTCAAGGCGCGGCTGGACGCGCTCGTCACGGACCGGAAGCTCGCGGGCTATCGCGCCGTGTCGGACTGGTTGCCCAGCGCCGAGCAGCAGCGCGCCGATGCCCGACTGAGTGAACGCGCGGAAGCCCAGGCGGTAGCGGCGGTGGCCGTGGCCACGGGCGAAGCGCCCACTCGCGCGAGCTTCGCCGAAGGCGTGCTGACGCCAGAGCAACTGCTCGCCAGTCCCGCGGCGGCGGCCATCCGGCAGCAATGGCTGGGCATGTTGGGAGACCAGCACTTCAGCATCGTCATGCTGCGCGGACTGAATGACCCGTCGCTGCTCCCGCACCTGGCCGATGCCGCTCAGGGCCTGGAGGGCGTGCGCTGGGTGGACAAGACACAGGAGATATCCGGGCTCCTGGAGCGCTACCGCAAGCTCATGGGTGGGCTCATCGTGCTGGGTTATGTCGCGGTGCTGCTCCTGCTGGTGACGCGCTTCAAGCGCCAGGCGTGGCGCGCGTGGCTGCCCACGGTGGTGGGCACGCTCTTCACCCTGGCCGTCTTCGGATGGGTGGGTGAGCCGCTCCAGCTCTTCAGCGTCCTGGGCCTGATGCTCCTGCTGGGCATGGGCGTGGACTACGGAATCTTCATGCTGGAGCACCCGGGAGACGGCTCCGCGTGGCTCGCGGTGGCGCTCGCGGGCGTGAGCACGCTCCTCTCGTTTGGACTTCTGGGGCTCTCGGCCACTCCGGCCCTGCGCTCCTTTGGACTCACCATGCTGCTGGGCGAGGTGGCCATCTGGCTGCTGACCCCCTGCTGCAGACTGCCTCCGGGCAAGGACGTGTCGTGA